From one Neovison vison isolate M4711 chromosome 1, ASM_NN_V1, whole genome shotgun sequence genomic stretch:
- the KCNMB1 gene encoding calcium-activated potassium channel subunit beta-1 yields the protein MGKKLVMAQKRGETRALCLGVAMVVCAVIAYYILGTTVLPLYQKSVWTQKSTCHLIETSIREQEELEGKKVPQYPCLWVNVSAVGRWAVLYHTEDTRDQNQQCSYIPGSLENYQAARADVEKVRATFHEKQIFYCFSTTRENETTVLYQRLYGPRTLLFSLFWPTFLLTGGLLIIAMVKINQSLSILAAQK from the exons ATGGGAAAGAAGCTGGTGATGGCCCAGAAGCGGGGAGAGACTCGAGCCCTTTGCCTGGGTGTGGCCATGGTGGTGTGTGCGGTCATCGCCTACTATATCCTGGGCACGACCGTGCTGCCCCTCTACCAGAAAAG TGTGTGGACCCAGAAATCCACGTGCCATCTGATTGAGACCAGCATCAGGGAGCAGGAGGAGCTAGAGGGCAAGAAGGTGCCCCAATATCCGTGCCTGTGGGTCAACGTGTCAGCTGTGGGCCGGTGGGCTGTGCTGTACCACACAGAGGACACTCGGGATCAGAACCAGCAG TGCTCCTACATCCCAGGCAGCCTGGAGAACTACCAAGCGGCCCGGGCCGATGTGGAGAAGGTCAGGGCCACATTCCACGAGAAACAGATTTTCTACTGCTTCTCAACCACTCGGGAGAACGAGACCACTGTCCTGTATCAGCGCCTCTATGGGCCCCGGAccctgctcttttctctcttctggccTACCTTCCTGCTGACTGGAGGTCTCCTCATTATCGCCATGGTGAAGATCAACCAGTCCCTCTCCATCCTGGCGGCTCAGAAGTAG